In Bacteroidota bacterium, a single window of DNA contains:
- a CDS encoding gliding motility-associated C-terminal domain-containing protein, with product MIQKTTFYRRFISRLVVVVVVLFTTLSSFQASATHSSGADLQYTWVSGNTFKVTVSFYRDCEGVAAPATITLNAKSTSCSRNQNYTLNLEAGTGQEITFPCRTVVTKCTSSGSVNAGYQRYVYSNNVTLPQQCTDWVISFFVCCRNCAITTLNNPCADNMYIDATLNNVLAPHNNSAQFTNIPVALICVNQSFTYNHGVFDPDGDSLVYSFITPKTFNTSTNTIGSVTFNPGFSSTSPLTSSPAVALNSSNGDITMFPTVNGEIGVCAIIVREYRNGVLIGSAIRDMQFLTRICNPNFLPTSTGINGTGNFTATVCPGSTINFTVNSGDPNPADTVVMEWNNSITTATFNTVGAKLPVGTFNWTPTLADARAQPYTFIVIVRDNACPYAGSQTYSFVINVPVITASVSSPTFSGFNVACNGAATGAITATGGGGTAPYTYLWNPSGQTTQTATGLAANTYSVTVTDVSGCTNSASTTLTQPATTVSASISGSTNVTCFGASNGTATATTTGGVSPYTYSWSPSGQTTATATGLGPVNYTVTATDLNGCTSQQSVLISQPTAVGATVSQFDNVTCRNNANGSMTIVPSGGTGPYTHHWSNGATTAAITNLGPGNYTDTIRDANNCVFLISQIITQPPVVLGIPASSVVTSNVNCFGGADGTASVSPTGGTLPYAITWSNGDTGTVADSLIAGTYQVTIVDGNNCSFDSTIIITAPSALASSFVNYATTPGGTDIACFGQTTGQAKVTVTGGTFPYTYSWSNGATVDSIINVGAGTYTVTVTDDNGCVQILTDTITQPAVLANTPNIRNVACKGESSGFIIANVAGGSPAYSYAWTPNISTNDSAYLIPAGFYSLTITDLNGCTRIDTVTITEPDTLVPLILPSTFIGAVNLRCFGDSSGSATVTVFGGTPPFTYVWSTGDTTLSITDLVADKVTVRVVDSNGCSIEKDTTLTQPPPFLHLSDIEDPLCFGDSSGYIKINLSGSTPPYTYAWNTGQTTDSIGGLTSGSFYVIVEDVNNCQDSLNFTMANPDSIIVPAIVSDYQGYNISCNGGSNGSIEVFPFGGDNNFTYTWSSSQTTDSITGLTAGNYDLTILDGRGCRKDTSIVLSEPLLLNLTLLPDTFVGGTNVRCFGYNDGGVHSTVIGGVSPYQYLWSNGDVADSAVGLSTGTYLLTVTDSNGCIVQDSVDILEPDSIALAAVLPDFNGFAIPCFGDTSACITLNMIGGNSPFTFVWDGVDTLTVPTRCDLGADTLNIMILDGNGCSLDTFFIISGPPPIGFNSVLSGFGSYNINCFGTNTGSIDVTMTGGVGPYDYIWTSSDTTEDLNNIGAGNYQVNVMDANGCVDSAAFTLTEPLELDATVSSTPTTCGLDNGTATALPTGGVLPYTYLWTGSQTTSTATNLPAQLYFITVTDSLGCTFNDVISVTASSQAVVSINSFVNNTCFGTSEGTATATLTGGVAPFVYLWSNGDTTFTADSLAAGSYTIQVTDSNNCISTGNITISEPNAFNFTYAVNNAFCNGANNGSATVTVTGGTGSYQFNWSNGDTGIFADSLSGGYVSVQVTDSVGCTLIDSVNIVQGTSINSTIAASSDVTCFGGNNGSASVNSATGGIGPLTYTWSNGDIGLSTNNLIAGVYTMNIVDAVNCSLALTVTINEPPQLTLNLAATNVTCFGDNNGIADAQVAGGTGTYSYAWTPNISSDSILVNLSPGTYSVVITDQNLCTTNSTATIVEPNEIVSDAGLNISDCEESFILNASLNSPYNGQWSVVTGSANFSDVTSPTTTVSGLTLGNNVLLWTITDGSCFGTDSLIVRRNTDAECELDIPTGITPNDDGKNDQLVIHGIERYPDNVLTIYNRWGNLVYQKENYANEWVGQNNSNEFLPEGTYFIVLVIRNTTIQMTSYIDLRRQ from the coding sequence ATGATTCAAAAAACTACATTTTACAGACGCTTTATTTCCCGGTTGGTCGTTGTCGTTGTCGTCTTATTTACAACACTTTCTTCTTTTCAGGCTTCTGCTACACACTCATCCGGAGCCGATCTTCAATACACATGGGTAAGTGGCAACACTTTTAAAGTTACAGTCTCTTTTTACAGAGATTGTGAAGGTGTTGCTGCTCCTGCAACAATTACATTGAATGCTAAATCAACTTCGTGTTCAAGAAATCAAAATTACACTTTGAATCTGGAAGCCGGAACCGGGCAGGAAATTACTTTCCCTTGTCGAACTGTCGTTACAAAATGTACAAGTTCAGGCTCAGTAAATGCAGGCTATCAACGCTACGTTTACTCTAATAACGTAACACTCCCTCAGCAATGTACTGACTGGGTAATAAGCTTCTTTGTATGTTGCAGAAATTGCGCGATCACAACTTTGAATAATCCGTGTGCAGACAACATGTACATTGACGCAACTTTAAATAACGTATTGGCACCACACAATAACTCTGCTCAGTTTACTAATATTCCTGTTGCACTGATCTGTGTCAATCAAAGTTTCACTTATAACCATGGAGTTTTTGATCCGGATGGGGACTCTTTGGTTTATTCTTTCATCACTCCTAAAACATTTAATACTTCAACAAATACTATTGGATCTGTTACTTTTAATCCCGGATTCTCCAGCACCAGTCCGCTCACTTCAAGTCCGGCTGTCGCCCTGAATTCGTCGAATGGTGATATTACTATGTTCCCAACTGTTAATGGTGAAATCGGTGTGTGCGCAATCATAGTCAGAGAATATCGAAATGGTGTATTAATCGGTAGTGCAATTCGTGATATGCAATTCCTGACAAGAATCTGTAATCCGAATTTTCTTCCAACTTCTACCGGTATAAATGGTACAGGAAACTTTACTGCTACTGTATGTCCGGGTTCAACTATTAATTTCACTGTAAATTCAGGAGATCCAAATCCGGCGGATACAGTTGTAATGGAATGGAATAATTCTATTACAACCGCTACTTTTAATACTGTCGGAGCAAAATTACCGGTAGGTACTTTCAACTGGACTCCAACCTTAGCGGATGCGCGCGCACAACCTTATACCTTCATCGTAATTGTTCGTGATAATGCTTGTCCTTACGCCGGATCGCAGACTTATTCATTTGTAATAAATGTTCCTGTGATAACTGCATCAGTCTCCAGTCCGACTTTTTCCGGTTTTAATGTAGCTTGTAACGGTGCTGCAACCGGTGCAATTACAGCCACAGGTGGCGGAGGCACTGCACCATATACTTACTTATGGAATCCTTCCGGACAAACAACACAAACAGCAACAGGACTTGCAGCAAATACATATTCTGTGACTGTAACTGATGTAAGCGGATGTACGAATTCGGCATCGACTACACTTACTCAACCAGCTACAACTGTTTCGGCTTCAATTTCAGGATCAACAAATGTTACTTGCTTTGGTGCATCGAATGGAACAGCTACTGCCACTACTACAGGTGGTGTTTCTCCGTATACCTATTCATGGTCACCAAGCGGACAAACCACTGCAACAGCAACTGGGCTTGGACCTGTAAATTATACCGTAACAGCTACTGATCTGAATGGATGTACAAGTCAGCAATCTGTTCTGATCTCACAGCCAACTGCAGTTGGTGCAACAGTTTCGCAATTCGATAATGTTACTTGCCGTAACAACGCAAACGGGAGTATGACTATCGTTCCTTCAGGCGGTACCGGACCTTATACACATCATTGGTCAAACGGTGCAACTACTGCAGCTATCACAAACCTGGGACCAGGAAATTATACTGACACAATCCGTGATGCAAATAATTGTGTTTTTCTGATTAGCCAGATTATTACACAACCACCTGTCGTATTAGGAATTCCTGCATCATCAGTTGTGACTTCTAATGTAAATTGTTTTGGTGGTGCCGATGGAACAGCTTCTGTTAGTCCTACAGGTGGAACTTTGCCGTATGCTATTACATGGTCTAACGGTGATACCGGAACTGTTGCCGATTCATTGATCGCAGGAACTTATCAGGTGACAATCGTAGATGGAAATAACTGTTCTTTTGATTCGACAATTATTATTACTGCTCCAAGTGCATTAGCTTCTTCATTCGTGAATTATGCAACAACACCGGGCGGTACAGATATAGCTTGCTTCGGACAAACTACCGGACAAGCCAAAGTAACTGTTACCGGTGGTACTTTCCCTTATACTTATTCATGGTCGAATGGAGCAACAGTTGATTCAATCATAAATGTCGGAGCCGGAACTTATACAGTTACTGTAACCGATGATAATGGCTGTGTTCAGATCCTGACGGATACCATTACTCAACCTGCTGTTTTGGCAAACACACCAAACATCCGTAATGTCGCATGTAAGGGCGAGTCCAGCGGATTTATAATTGCAAACGTAGCAGGTGGATCACCGGCTTATTCTTATGCATGGACTCCAAACATTAGTACGAATGATAGTGCTTACTTAATTCCGGCAGGATTTTATTCATTGACTATAACAGATCTTAATGGTTGCACTCGAATCGATACGGTAACTATTACTGAACCTGATACGCTTGTACCTTTGATCCTGCCATCTACCTTCATTGGAGCCGTTAACCTTCGTTGCTTCGGCGATTCAAGCGGTTCAGCAACTGTCACAGTTTTTGGTGGGACACCACCTTTCACTTATGTATGGTCGACTGGAGATACTACTTTAAGCATTACTGATCTTGTTGCAGATAAAGTCACCGTACGGGTTGTGGATTCAAATGGTTGTTCAATTGAAAAAGATACAACTCTTACTCAACCACCGCCATTCCTGCATTTATCTGACATAGAAGACCCACTTTGTTTTGGCGATTCTTCCGGCTACATAAAAATTAATCTTTCAGGAAGTACACCACCTTATACTTATGCATGGAATACAGGGCAAACAACTGATTCCATCGGCGGTCTTACTTCAGGTTCTTTTTATGTGATAGTAGAAGATGTTAATAATTGTCAGGACAGTCTTAATTTTACAATGGCCAATCCTGATTCTATAATTGTTCCTGCAATTGTTTCAGATTATCAAGGGTATAATATCAGTTGTAATGGTGGTTCAAATGGAAGTATTGAAGTATTTCCATTCGGAGGTGATAATAACTTTACTTACACCTGGTCGAGTTCACAAACTACAGACAGTATCACCGGACTTACTGCAGGAAATTATGATCTCACAATTCTTGATGGTCGTGGTTGTAGAAAAGATACTTCTATCGTTTTGTCTGAACCGCTTCTGCTCAATTTAACTTTACTTCCTGACACATTCGTTGGTGGTACAAATGTGCGGTGTTTTGGTTATAACGATGGTGGAGTTCACTCCACAGTAATTGGTGGTGTTTCACCTTATCAATATTTATGGTCTAATGGTGATGTAGCAGATTCTGCAGTCGGATTATCGACAGGAACATATTTGCTGACTGTTACCGATAGCAATGGCTGTATCGTTCAGGATTCAGTAGATATCCTTGAACCGGATTCGATTGCACTCGCAGCTGTACTACCTGACTTCAATGGATTTGCTATTCCTTGTTTCGGTGATACATCCGCTTGTATCACTTTGAACATGATAGGAGGAAATTCTCCATTCACTTTTGTCTGGGATGGTGTCGACACTTTAACTGTACCTACCCGTTGCGATCTTGGTGCCGATACTTTGAACATTATGATACTCGACGGTAACGGATGTTCACTGGATACGTTCTTTATAATTTCTGGTCCGCCTCCGATTGGTTTCAATTCTGTCCTTTCAGGATTTGGCAGTTATAATATAAATTGTTTCGGCACAAATACTGGATCTATAGATGTTACGATGACAGGTGGAGTAGGTCCGTATGATTATATCTGGACTTCCAGCGATACAACAGAAGATCTTAATAATATAGGCGCCGGAAATTATCAGGTCAATGTAATGGACGCTAATGGTTGTGTTGATTCAGCTGCATTCACACTGACAGAGCCATTAGAATTGGATGCTACAGTTTCAAGTACGCCTACAACCTGCGGTCTGGATAATGGAACAGCAACAGCACTTCCGACGGGTGGAGTGTTGCCTTATACTTATTTATGGACAGGTTCACAAACTACTTCAACTGCGACTAATTTGCCGGCACAATTATACTTTATAACTGTGACTGATAGTTTAGGATGTACATTCAATGATGTTATCAGTGTAACTGCAAGTTCACAAGCTGTTGTCTCTATAAATTCATTCGTAAATAACACTTGCTTTGGTACCAGTGAAGGAACTGCAACAGCAACTTTAACAGGAGGTGTTGCGCCATTCGTTTATCTGTGGTCTAATGGTGATACTACTTTCACTGCCGATAGTCTGGCAGCCGGAAGTTATACTATCCAGGTAACTGATTCCAATAATTGTATTTCTACAGGTAACATTACGATCTCTGAACCAAATGCATTCAACTTTACATACGCTGTTAACAATGCATTTTGTAATGGTGCAAATAATGGTTCTGCAACTGTTACTGTAACCGGCGGAACAGGTTCTTATCAATTCAACTGGTCTAATGGTGATACCGGAATTTTTGCTGATAGTTTATCGGGTGGTTACGTAAGTGTGCAGGTAACGGATAGTGTCGGTTGTACTCTGATCGATTCTGTTAATATTGTTCAGGGAACCTCAATCAATTCTACAATCGCTGCTTCAAGTGATGTAACTTGTTTCGGAGGAAATAATGGTTCAGCCTCCGTGAATAGTGCAACAGGAGGGATTGGTCCTCTTACCTATACCTGGTCAAATGGAGATATCGGTTTATCAACGAACAATCTTATCGCAGGTGTTTATACGATGAACATAGTTGATGCTGTAAATTGTTCACTTGCATTGACTGTTACAATTAATGAACCACCACAATTGACTCTGAATCTTGCTGCAACAAATGTAACCTGCTTCGGTGACAATAATGGAATTGCTGATGCTCAGGTAGCCGGTGGTACTGGTACTTACTCATATGCGTGGACACCAAATATTTCATCAGATTCAATTCTTGTAAACCTTAGTCCGGGTACATACTCGGTTGTTATCACTGATCAGAATCTGTGTACAACAAATTCAACAGCTACAATCGTTGAACCGAATGAGATCGTTTCAGATGCGGGATTGAATATAAGTGATTGCGAAGAATCATTCATATTAAATGCATCTTTGAATTCACCTTATAATGGTCAATGGTCAGTTGTAACTGGAAGTGCGAATTTCTCTGATGTAACGTCACCAACAACAACAGTTTCGGGTCTAACATTAGGTAACAATGTTCTTTTATGGACGATAACTGATGGTTCATGTTTCGGTACTGATTCTTTAATAGTAAGAAGAAATACAGATGCAGAATGCGAACTTGATATCCCAACAGGAATTACTCCAAATGATGATGGAAAAAATGATCAGCTGGTAATTCATGGTATTGAAAGATATCCGGATAATGTCCTGACGATCTATAACCGTTGGGGAAATCTTGTTTATCAAAAAGAAAATTATGCTAACGAATGGGTTGGACAAAATAATTCAAATGAATTCCTTCCGGAAGGAACTTATTTCATAGTTCTGGTGATAAGGAATACAACTATTCAGATGACATCTTATATTGATCTGAGAAGACAATAG